Within Sorangiineae bacterium MSr11367, the genomic segment GGCCGCGGCGATGTTCGTCGCGTTGTGGCTGCCGACCAGCGCGATCTCGCTGCGCGTGTACACGTGGCCGTAGGTGCGCTCGATGATGGCCTTGGGCGTAACGTCGACGTCCCCGCCCGGGCCGAAGGTGCGCACGGCGGCGTCGCCGCGACGCGCTTCGTGCCAGCAAATGTCGTCGCGGAATGGGATGACCGCCACGTCCTCCTTGGTCTGCCGCACGAACGCGTTGCCCTTGGCGTGCGCGTAGTCCTCGAACGAGGGGTACCGATCGAGGTGGTCCGGCGTGACGTTGAGCAGAATGGACACCTTGGGTTTGAACGTCTCCAGGCGCTCCATCTGGAAGCTGGATACCTCGAGCACCGCGATGTCGAACGCGTCGTCCACGTAGTCGCTGAGCGGCTCGCCGAAGTTGCCGCCCACGAAGGCGCGCGTGCCGTGCTGCTCGAAGATGGCGCCGATGAGGGCCGTGGTCGTGCTCTTGCCGTTGGTGCCGCCCACCGCCACGACGGGGACGCGCGGCGGGAGGGCCTGCACCGACAGCTCCACCTCGCCGATGACCCGCAGCCCGGCCGCCATGGCCGCATCCAACTCGGGAAACGACGGGAAGCCGGGCGACGTCACCACCAAGTCGACATGCTCGATGGCCGCCGCCGGGTGCACGCCGGCCAGGACGCGCACCCCGTTG encodes:
- the murD gene encoding UDP-N-acetylmuramoyl-L-alanine--D-glutamate ligase, translating into MLDLTGKHVAVLGLGLSGCAAARLCLARGAGVTAVDAKPWDALSDDARKLKDNGVRVLAGVHPAAAIEHVDLVVTSPGFPSFPELDAAMAAGLRVIGEVELSVQALPPRVPVVAVGGTNGKSTTTALIGAIFEQHGTRAFVGGNFGEPLSDYVDDAFDIAVLEVSSFQMERLETFKPKVSILLNVTPDHLDRYPSFEDYAHAKGNAFVRQTKEDVAVIPFRDDICWHEARRGDAAVRTFGPGGDVDVTPKAIIERTYGHVYTRSEIALVGSHNATNIAAAIAAVRAFGIPAQSIRDALAKFSGLPHRTAYVDEINGVRFYDDSKGTNVGASVTALRGLPESNVVLLAGGREKGGSYDPLVSVLRSKGRGVVVLGEAAETIANAVGSALPVRRIATAPSLETTMDAAVRAAFELAQPGDAVLLSPACSSLDMFRDYKHRGDEFVAAVNRLSQGVKAP